GGCACAGTCGAGAGCCCGTCCCCGCAGGCCGTCCGCGCGGCTCGCCGTCGAGGCCGTCTCCGGCCGAAGGCTCCGTCGTAACGCCTAAGACCGAAACGCTCCTCGGGGACGGTAATGAATCACGATCTTTTCGCCCGAGGTGGTCCCGGTGGGCGTCGAAATTAAGGAGACGGAGGTGAGCGACGAGGATTTCGAGGAGATGAAGGGGTTCGTCCGCGACTACCTCGCGGCCAGCGTCGAGAGCGAGGACGACGGCGGCCGCATGCGCTGGTACCCGTGGCACTCGTCGTCGTACCGGTTCAACCACATCCTCAACGTCGTCGACCTCGCGACCGAGATCGCCGAGGCCGAGGGCGCGGACGTCGACGTGGTCCGGGTCGCCGCCGTCTTCCACGACGTCGCCAAGCTGGAGGCCGAACAGGACGTTCACGCGGAGGCCGGCGCGCGTGTCACCCGCGAGTACCTCCAGAGCCGCGGCAACTACCCCGAGTCGTTCATCGAGGAGGTGTGCGGGGCGGTCGTCGACCACTCGTACACCGGCGACCTGTCGGCCGTGCCCCTGGAGAGCCGATGCCTGATCGAGGCCGACGTGCTCGACAAGGTCGGCGCGAACGGCGCGGTCCTCATGCTGTTGCGGATGGGCTACGAGTCGCGGACCCACATGGACTCGGCGAAGATGGTCGACCGCGTGCTCCAGCGCGCGTACGACCACACCGAGCGCGTCGTCTCCGACACCGCCGAGAGCATCGCGCACCAGCGCATCAAGCGCGTGAAGTGGCTCCGCGAGTGGCTCGAAGAGGAGGTCTCGCGGATGGACGCCGACGGCGTCACCGACCGCTAACGGCGCGCGTCACGCAGCGCGCGCGGCGGCCCCCGTTTCAGGACCGTTCGTCAGTCTCCACGAGCGGCAGCACCGCCTCTAGGTACCGATCGATCCCGGTCCGCGACTCCGGGACCCACGCCCGGTCGTTCGTCGTCGACCACCGGAACATCCCGCCGGTGGCGAACGTCTGGAGCGTCGACGCGACCTCCGACGCGGCGACGGACCGGTCGGCGTCCGCCGCCTCGGGGCCTCCCGGAGACGGTGCGGTGTCCTCGCGAGACGCCTCGGCCGCCGCCTCGCGGACGATCCGTTCGAGGTACTCGCCGAAGACGCGGTCGCTGCGGTCGAAGTGTTCGCGGTACGCCTCGTCGTTGGCGGCCTGCGACCGGAGCTCCGTCATCACCGTGACGAACCGCGCGTCCGGCGCGTACGCCTCGTCGAGCGAGTCCGGATCGACCGCGGCCGCGAGGTACCCGTCGAGCTGTTCGCGCGCCGAGCGGTCGAAGGCCGCCTCTGGGGGCATCTCGGTCGGCCCGCCTGCGGTCGCCTCCGTCGATTCCGGGGGTTCGTCCCCCTCGGACGCCTCCTCCCCCTCCGGCGGGTCCGTGGCGCTCCCGTCCGCGATGGACGCCTCGAACTGGTCGAGCAGGTACTCCAGCAGGTCGAGCAGCAGGTCGTCTTTCCCGTCGTAGTGGTGATACACGAGCGACTGGCTCTTGTCGAACTCGTCGCCGATCCGCTTGATCGTGACGTTCGCGTACCCGTGCTCGCAGAGCGCGCGGAACGCCGCGCCGAGGATCGCCTGCCGAGTGTCCGACGGCTCCGCGAACGGGTCGTCCATACGGGCCCGTAGGCGGGTGCGGCATATACCACTCCTGATTGAACGTTCATTCAACAGGCTTATTCCGCGGGCCTCCGAGCGGACCGTATGACTCGATCCGACGCGTCACGGCACGCCCGGTCGCCGCGCGCGACCAGACCCTCCCGGAAGGACGGCGGAGGCGATCGATGAGCCGATCGACGCGGCTCGCGACGGTCGCGCTCGGCGTCGCCGCCGCGGCCGCGCTCCTCGTCGGCGTCTCGCTCGCCGGCGCGGCGGCGGCGAACGCGGACGCCTCCCCCGACGGCGGTCAGCCCGCGCTCTCGGGCGTCGGCGCGGCCGCGGACGGTGCGGTCGCGCAGACCGAACCGACGGACAGGCAGATCCGCGGCTCCCCCGTTCTGGACCTCTTCGTCTCGCAGCGGTCGGTGCCGAGCGGCGCGGAGTCGACGGTCACGGTCGACATCGTCAACACCGGCGAGATGACCATCGGCAACCAGCTCGACTCCCGGGTGACGACGGCCCGCGGACTCACCCTCGAAGTCGACGACGGCGACGTGCCGATCGACGTCGAGGACGGGAAGATCCCGGTCGGCGACGTGCCGACCAGCGCCAGCCCGGTCTCCGTCCCGCTCGACGTGACCGTGCCCGACGACGTGCCGGACGGAACGTACGAGGTGGAGGCGACGGCCCGCTACCGGTACACCTTCGAGGTCATCCCCGAGTTCAACGACCACAAGGACCGGCGCGGGATCGACGACTTCGACCTGACGATCGTCGTCGACGACGGCGCTCGGTTCGCGGTCTTGGAGACCGACACCGACGCGCAGGTCGGCGGCAGCGGCGACGTGAGGGTCACGATGGCGAACGTGGGCGACGAGACCGCCCGCGACGCCGTCGTCTCCGGGTCCACGACCGCGCCCGGCGTCCGCCTCGGCGAGGGCGGCGGCCAGTCGTTCGTCGGCGACTGGGCCCCCGGCGAGAACCGGACGGTGACGTTCGACTCGACCGTCGGGGAGGCGTTCGGCGACGGGGCGTACGCGCTCTCCTCGACGGTCGAGTACCGCGACCCGAACGGGGTCGACGCGACCGCGGCCGCCGCGCGCGCCGGCGTCGTCCCGATCCCGGAGCAGTCTTTCTCGCTGCGCAACGTCTCCGGGACGCTCGAAGTCGGGTACTCCGGGACGGTCTCCGGCACGCTGACGAACGAGGGGCCGGTCGACGTCGAGGACGCGGTCCTCGTCGCCGACTCCGGGAGTAGCCGAGTGAGCCTCGGCGAGAGCCGGTACGCGCTCCCGACCATTCCGGCGGGCGAGTCCGCGGAGTTCTCCTTCGACGCGGACGTGAGCGGGAGCGCCGACCCCGGCCCGCGGCAGTTCCGGTTCACCACCGAGTACGACAGCGGCGACGCCACGGTCGCGGTCGAGGAGACCCGCCGCGTCGAGGTCGCGCCGCGGCAGCCGGAGTTCGAACTCGATGTCCAGAACGCCACGGTCCCGGCGGGCGGGACCCAGCGGATCGACGTGGAGATCACGAACCGGCGACCGGAGACGCTGTCGTCGATCAACGCCGGCCTCTACGCCGACAGCCCGCTGTCGACGGTCAACGACGAGGCGTTCGTCGACGAGCTGGAGCCCGGCGAGTCCGAGGAGATCTGGTTTGAGGTGTCCGCCGCCCAGGGCGCGAGCGTGGAGGACCACCCGATCGAACTCGACTTCCGGTACGACGACGCGCGGGGCAACGACCGCATCTCGGACGTGACGCAGGTCCCGGTGTCGGTGACCGAACCCGTCGACGACGGCGGGACCCCGGCCGGACTGATCGCCGTCGTCGTCCTGGTCGTCGTCGCCGCGGCCGGCGGCGCTGTCTGGTACCGACGGCGGTGATCGGATGACGGAACGCACTACCTGCCGCGCGGCGGACGCGGTCCGGCCGCGACGGCCGGCGACCGCCGCCGGACGGCGACCGGCCACCTGCCGGACAGCGGGGCGTCGGTGACCGCGGTCGACCGCCTCATCGAGCGGGTCGACCGCCTCGTCACGGAGCGACCGCTGGCGGTCATCGCGGCCTTCCTCCTCGTCACCGTCGTCTTCGCCGGCGGTCTGACCGGCATCCAGACCAGCGCGGGCGCGGACCAGTTCACGCAGGACATCCCCGCCCAACGGGCGCTCGACGAGATCGACGAGGAGTTCGAGACCTCGATCGGGGGGTCGGCGACCTCCGCGCAGGTGATCGTCTCCGACGACAACGTCCTCTCCCGCGACGCGCTCGTCCGGACGCTGGAGACGCAGTCGCGGCTCGAATCGCGCTCGACGCTCCGGGTCGCGTCGACGTCGAGCCACGCGGACGCGATCGCGCGACAGTTGGACCCGGCCGCGGAGAGCGCTGCGGAGCGACGCGACGCCGTGGCGGAGGCGACGCCGGCCGAACTCCGGACCGCCGTCGCCGACGCGGACGCGGCCGGCGCGGTCGCGCCGCAGGTGTCCGTCGACTACAACCCCACCGCGCAGCGGGCCGGGACCGCCATCGTGGGGATCACCTACGACCTGCCGGACGCGGCGACGACGGCGCGGGTGACGGAGCTTCAGACCCGCAGCGTCGACGTCGTCGACTCGGTCCCGGGCAACGAGGCCGGCGAGAACGCGATCCTCTTCGGCGACGGCGTCCTCCAGTCCGAGATCACCGCGCTGTTGACCGACACCGCGATCATCGTCTTCCCGGCGGCGCTAATCTTGATCGTCGGGTTCCTGATCTTCGCGTACCGCGACCCGATCGACATGGCGATCGGTATCTCCGCGCTCCTGCTGTCGCTCCTCTGGACGTTCGGGTTCATGGGCTACGCAGGGATCCCCTTCTCGGACTCGCTCGTGACAGTCTTCCCGCTGTTGCTCGCGGTCGGGATCGACTTCGGGATCCACATCGTCAACCGCTACCGCGAGGAGCGGGAGACCGGAACCGGGATCGGCGCGTCGATGCGGACCACGACCGACCAGCTGCTCGTCGCCTTCCTGCTCGTGACGATCACCACGGTGTTCGGGCTCGTCTCCAACGTGGTGAGCCCCTTCGACCCCAACCGCGACTTCGGGATCGTCGCGGCCGCCGGGATCGTCTTCACGCTCCTGATATTCAGCGTCTACCTCCCGGCGGCGAAGGTGCTCGCCGACCGCTGGCGCGAGCGGCTGCCGATCCCTGAGTTCGGGACGACCGCGCTCGGGTCGGGCGGCTCGCGGCTCGCACGCGTCCTCCGCGTCGGCGTCGACCTCTCGCGTATCGCTCCGGTCGCGGTCGTCGTCCTGCTCCTCGTCGGCGGCGCGGCCGGCGGCGCGTACGGCACCGGGGTGAACACGGAGTTCTCGGAGGAGGCGTTCTTCCCCGACCAGGACCGGCTGGAGACGTACGCCGACCTGCCGGAGCCGTTCGCGCCGACCGAGTACACCTTCCTCGACGTGTTGGACCTGTTCGAGGAGGAGTTCGAACAGAACTTCGGGGGGTCCGTGACGCTGTACGTCGACCAGTCGGTCAGAGACGACGACGCCCTGGAACTGATCGACCGGACCACGCGGAACCCGCCGGACACCTTCGAGACCACCGACGAGCGCCGCGCGGCAGCGACGAGCGTCGTCACCGTGATCGACGACCGGGCGGCACAGGACCCCGAGTTCGCGTCGCTCGTCGAGCGAAACGACCGCCTCGGGAACGGCGTCCCCGACCGGAACGTCGACGAGGTGTACGACGCGCTCCTCGACTCCCCCGCCGAGACGCAGGCGCGGGGCTACCTGGCCGCCGACCGCGGCAGCGCGCGGATCGACTACACGATC
This genomic stretch from Halorubrum hochsteinianum harbors:
- a CDS encoding efflux RND transporter permease subunit, with translation MTAVDRLIERVDRLVTERPLAVIAAFLLVTVVFAGGLTGIQTSAGADQFTQDIPAQRALDEIDEEFETSIGGSATSAQVIVSDDNVLSRDALVRTLETQSRLESRSTLRVASTSSHADAIARQLDPAAESAAERRDAVAEATPAELRTAVADADAAGAVAPQVSVDYNPTAQRAGTAIVGITYDLPDAATTARVTELQTRSVDVVDSVPGNEAGENAILFGDGVLQSEITALLTDTAIIVFPAALILIVGFLIFAYRDPIDMAIGISALLLSLLWTFGFMGYAGIPFSDSLVTVFPLLLAVGIDFGIHIVNRYREERETGTGIGASMRTTTDQLLVAFLLVTITTVFGLVSNVVSPFDPNRDFGIVAAAGIVFTLLIFSVYLPAAKVLADRWRERLPIPEFGTTALGSGGSRLARVLRVGVDLSRIAPVAVVVLLLVGGAAGGAYGTGVNTEFSEEAFFPDQDRLETYADLPEPFAPTEYTFLDVLDLFEEEFEQNFGGSVTLYVDQSVRDDDALELIDRTTRNPPDTFETTDERRAAATSVVTVIDDRAAQDPEFASLVERNDRLGNGVPDRNVDEVYDALLDSPAETQARGYLAADRGSARIDYTIRPGVDNSEAVADVRELAERTPLEAVPTGSLVVNEAVIDLLTESAIRSLFAAFGLTALFLALSYAYLEGKAVYGLLNLVPVLVTVGLLIGSMRLLDIPLTPINAPILSVSIGLGVDYTVHFVHRFVDEYKSGLPVDEALDVTIAGTGGALTGSMLTTVSGLGVLWLAVIPLLRDFGILLALGVFYAYLCSILLVPSLVVVWGRYGGVVGLGLDGGLRDSGVETGR
- a CDS encoding COG1361 S-layer family protein, yielding MSRSTRLATVALGVAAAAALLVGVSLAGAAAANADASPDGGQPALSGVGAAADGAVAQTEPTDRQIRGSPVLDLFVSQRSVPSGAESTVTVDIVNTGEMTIGNQLDSRVTTARGLTLEVDDGDVPIDVEDGKIPVGDVPTSASPVSVPLDVTVPDDVPDGTYEVEATARYRYTFEVIPEFNDHKDRRGIDDFDLTIVVDDGARFAVLETDTDAQVGGSGDVRVTMANVGDETARDAVVSGSTTAPGVRLGEGGGQSFVGDWAPGENRTVTFDSTVGEAFGDGAYALSSTVEYRDPNGVDATAAAARAGVVPIPEQSFSLRNVSGTLEVGYSGTVSGTLTNEGPVDVEDAVLVADSGSSRVSLGESRYALPTIPAGESAEFSFDADVSGSADPGPRQFRFTTEYDSGDATVAVEETRRVEVAPRQPEFELDVQNATVPAGGTQRIDVEITNRRPETLSSINAGLYADSPLSTVNDEAFVDELEPGESEEIWFEVSAAQGASVEDHPIELDFRYDDARGNDRISDVTQVPVSVTEPVDDGGTPAGLIAVVVLVVVAAAGGAVWYRRR
- a CDS encoding TetR/AcrR family transcriptional regulator, producing MDDPFAEPSDTRQAILGAAFRALCEHGYANVTIKRIGDEFDKSQSLVYHHYDGKDDLLLDLLEYLLDQFEASIADGSATDPPEGEEASEGDEPPESTEATAGGPTEMPPEAAFDRSAREQLDGYLAAAVDPDSLDEAYAPDARFVTVMTELRSQAANDEAYREHFDRSDRVFGEYLERIVREAAAEASREDTAPSPGGPEAADADRSVAASEVASTLQTFATGGMFRWSTTNDRAWVPESRTGIDRYLEAVLPLVETDERS
- a CDS encoding HD domain-containing protein, which encodes MVPVGVEIKETEVSDEDFEEMKGFVRDYLAASVESEDDGGRMRWYPWHSSSYRFNHILNVVDLATEIAEAEGADVDVVRVAAVFHDVAKLEAEQDVHAEAGARVTREYLQSRGNYPESFIEEVCGAVVDHSYTGDLSAVPLESRCLIEADVLDKVGANGAVLMLLRMGYESRTHMDSAKMVDRVLQRAYDHTERVVSDTAESIAHQRIKRVKWLREWLEEEVSRMDADGVTDR